The Maridesulfovibrio sp. genomic sequence ATAGCCGGGTTGCTAATCGGCAATACAGCTGAAAAAGTTGCCGGATCGCTCACGGAATCACTGCTGGCCATCAAACCGGCCGGATTCGTCTCCCCGGTAAAATAATTCCACCCAACAAAAATTGCCCCCCGGTCCTTACGGACCGGGGGGTTGTTATGCGGAGCGCTAACTACTTATCATTCATTTTCCTGCCCTGAACAGTCTTTTTTACTTCCGGCTTGGTTTTAACTCCGTCCACAGGCTCAAAATGCTCTGCCACTTTAGTTCCGGCAGCATAATCAACGCTCATACCTGCCTTGAAAAGCTGCAGCCTGCCCTGCGGATTCCTCACATAACAATCTTTTTTGCATACGTATTTCATTTCTTCACCAGCCTTAAATATTAGTCTGATCATCCATGATCAGGTAGCCGCTAAGTTTGCCGGCTGTGGCGTTGCTCCCGGTAACAGTAAAGGACAGCCTCAAAAAAGCCTTATGCTGTCCCGGCAATGAAGGCAGCGGAAAGCTGTATCCCTGCTTGAGTTCCGCAACAGGAATTGAGCCGGATTCGAAAAGAGTATCAAAGAGCGCAAAATCTTCAGCTTCAGAAGCCTGCACCCCCACACGCAGGCTCGTCAAAGTAGCAAAGTCCTCACCATCCACCAGCACCTTAAGCTTCACACTACCGCCGGAACCGCAATCCTCACCGGCATTGAGAACATTCTGGGAAACCGCACTTGCAGTAACAGCCTGCTCCTCACAAAAACAAAGTTCTTTATCAAGATACATAATACTTATCCTTTTATTTAAGATTAACAGATAGCCTCAAGACTATAATTACGCAGTAACA encodes the following:
- a CDS encoding Bbp16 family capsid cement protein, which codes for MYLDKELCFCEEQAVTASAVSQNVLNAGEDCGSGGSVKLKVLVDGEDFATLTSLRVGVQASEAEDFALFDTLFESGSIPVAELKQGYSFPLPSLPGQHKAFLRLSFTVTGSNATAGKLSGYLIMDDQTNI